The Blochmannia endosymbiont of Camponotus sp. genome includes a window with the following:
- the dnaE gene encoding DNA polymerase III subunit alpha, translated as MIKPRFIHLHVHSDYSMIDGLATVDKLIKRAAVLKMPALALTDFNNLFGFIKFYDYAYKAGIKPIIGADFLIQDVIIGNEPSELTCLVINKQGYYNLIMLISKAYKNKGNNITPMIKRHWFIEHNNGLIILSGGHKGDVGKYLLRNKKSKIEQCIYFYTKYFPNRYYLELIRTDRQHEESYLQLAIELSTIKGLPIVATNDVRFLNKKDFLAHEIRVAIHDGTMLDKTKQLHKYSTQQFMKSEQEMCELFSDIPESLTNSVEIAYRCNFTINLDRSFLPQFPTGSMSAKDFLIMHAEKGLEERLIFLFPKSAERLINRKPYDLRLKHELQVINNMNFPSYFLIVMEFIKWAKNNDIPVGPGRGSGASSLVAYALKITELDPLKFDLLFERFLNPERISMPDLDIDFCMECRDSVIDHVSNTYGSESVSQIITFGTMAAKAVVRDVGRVLGHPYTFINRIAKLIPLEPGITLKKAFSIEPQLKLLYKYNEDVRALIDMARQLEGIVRNVSKHAGGVVISPTKITDFSPLYYDNDNIRSMTQFDKDDIERIGLIKFDFLGLRTLTIINRALKMINNTYLKHGITAINIYSISLHDQKSFHMLQSSETTAIFQLESHGIKELIKQLKPDCFEDLIALIALFRPGPLQSGMVDNFINRKHGYETISYPDSKWQHESLRPVLESTYGIILYQEQVMQIAQVLSGYTLGQADILRRAIGKKKPEDMAKQRSFFNLGAIKNGVDTTLSMKIFDLVEKFAGYGFNKSHSAAYALLSYQTLWLKTHHPSEFMAAALSSDMDNLDKIVHLINECKNMTLTVLPPNINTSQYYFCVNENKEIIYGFGAIKGMGRASIEAIITSRKQDGKFRGLFDFCIRVDNTKINHRIIEKLILSGAFDSFGIHRSKLIASLNDVLKRVNQDIKNKYSGQTDIFETHLDTSAKIVSAYNQTIPQWSNQLLLGKEKEALGLYLTDHPTVQYTKIIKHCIPNTIKIKDALLEKTNKIIHVFGLIISMRTKLNKQGKHIVFCIIEDYSGQLEIVIFEKLINKYQYCLKENNFLFVTGIISLDKIHSHFKIIAQRLKDINDIYKKNVCSLSIILNDKQVDDRLLTNIHIFLKKNKFGTVPIYFFYQKNSIQIKLHCGKTWYITLTNQLLNDLRNLVGDRQVKLELY; from the coding sequence ATGATAAAACCACGTTTTATTCATTTGCACGTACACAGCGATTACTCCATGATTGATGGGTTAGCTACAGTAGATAAATTGATAAAAAGAGCAGCAGTTCTTAAGATGCCTGCACTAGCTCTTACTGATTTTAATAATTTATTTGGATTCATCAAATTTTATGATTACGCTTATAAAGCAGGAATTAAACCAATTATTGGGGCTGACTTTTTAATACAAGATGTCATCATCGGTAACGAACCTAGCGAACTAACATGTTTAGTGATTAATAAACAAGGTTATTACAATTTAATTATGCTCATTTCAAAAGCATATAAAAATAAAGGCAATAATATTACTCCCATGATTAAGCGCCATTGGTTCATAGAACATAATAACGGTTTAATTATCCTATCTGGAGGACATAAAGGAGATGTTGGTAAATATTTACTAAGAAATAAAAAATCTAAAATAGAACAATGTATATATTTTTACACAAAGTATTTTCCAAATAGATATTATTTAGAATTAATACGAACTGACCGTCAACATGAAGAGTCTTACTTACAATTAGCAATAGAACTATCAACGATCAAAGGATTGCCGATAGTAGCCACAAACGATGTACGTTTTCTTAATAAAAAAGACTTTTTAGCACATGAGATTCGCGTAGCTATACATGACGGTACCATGTTAGATAAAACTAAACAATTACATAAGTATAGTACACAGCAATTTATGAAAAGTGAACAAGAGATGTGTGAATTATTTTCTGATATACCAGAATCCTTAACAAATAGTGTAGAAATTGCTTACAGATGTAATTTTACGATTAATTTAGATAGATCTTTTTTACCACAATTTCCTACTGGATCTATGTCTGCCAAAGACTTTCTTATCATGCATGCAGAAAAAGGATTGGAAGAACGCTTGATTTTTTTATTTCCAAAATCTGCAGAACGTCTTATTAATCGAAAACCATATGATTTACGATTAAAACATGAATTACAAGTAATTAATAATATGAACTTCCCCAGTTATTTTTTAATTGTTATGGAATTTATTAAATGGGCCAAAAATAATGACATTCCAGTCGGGCCCGGAAGAGGATCTGGAGCTAGTTCATTAGTGGCCTATGCTTTAAAAATTACAGAACTTGATCCGTTAAAATTTGATTTACTATTCGAACGTTTTCTTAATCCAGAACGTATATCTATGCCTGATTTAGATATCGATTTTTGTATGGAATGCCGTGACTCAGTAATCGACCATGTTTCAAACACTTATGGATCAGAGTCCGTATCTCAAATTATTACATTCGGGACCATGGCAGCTAAAGCAGTAGTTCGCGATGTAGGACGCGTATTGGGGCATCCTTACACATTTATTAATCGTATTGCTAAATTAATTCCATTAGAACCCGGAATAACACTCAAAAAAGCTTTCTCTATCGAACCTCAACTTAAATTACTTTATAAGTATAACGAAGATGTCAGGGCACTAATAGATATGGCTCGTCAATTAGAAGGTATCGTTAGAAACGTTAGCAAACATGCAGGAGGAGTAGTGATCTCTCCAACAAAAATCACCGATTTTTCTCCTTTGTATTATGACAACGACAATATACGCTCAATGACTCAATTTGATAAAGACGATATTGAACGTATTGGTTTAATAAAATTTGATTTTCTTGGTTTGCGTACTTTAACTATTATTAATCGTGCATTAAAAATGATTAATAATACATATCTTAAACATGGTATTACTGCTATTAATATATATTCAATATCATTACATGATCAAAAAAGCTTTCATATGCTGCAATCCTCAGAAACTACTGCAATATTTCAGTTAGAATCACACGGTATAAAAGAATTAATTAAACAATTAAAACCAGATTGTTTTGAAGATTTAATAGCATTAATTGCATTATTTCGACCTGGTCCATTACAATCAGGTATGGTAGATAATTTTATTAACAGAAAACACGGATATGAAACTATTTCTTATCCTGATTCTAAATGGCAACATGAATCTCTACGTCCAGTACTGGAATCAACTTACGGAATTATTCTATATCAAGAACAAGTAATGCAAATAGCACAAGTATTATCAGGTTATACGTTAGGGCAAGCAGATATATTAAGACGCGCTATTGGTAAAAAAAAACCAGAAGATATGGCTAAACAACGTTCTTTTTTCAATTTAGGTGCCATAAAAAATGGGGTTGATACTACATTATCAATGAAAATTTTTGATCTTGTAGAAAAATTTGCTGGTTATGGATTTAATAAATCTCATTCTGCTGCATATGCTTTACTATCTTATCAAACATTATGGTTAAAAACACACCATCCTTCTGAATTTATGGCAGCAGCATTAAGTTCCGATATGGACAATTTAGACAAAATAGTGCATCTGATAAATGAATGTAAAAATATGACCCTCACAGTTCTTCCGCCAAATATCAATACTAGTCAATATTATTTTTGCGTCAATGAAAACAAAGAAATTATCTATGGATTCGGAGCTATAAAAGGAATGGGAAGAGCGTCTATAGAGGCAATAATAACATCTCGTAAGCAAGATGGTAAGTTTAGAGGATTATTTGATTTCTGTATTCGTGTCGATAATACAAAAATAAATCATCGTATAATTGAAAAATTAATTCTCTCTGGAGCCTTTGATTCTTTCGGAATACATCGCTCAAAACTAATAGCATCCCTTAATGATGTACTAAAACGCGTGAATCAAGATATTAAAAATAAATATAGCGGACAAACAGATATATTCGAAACACATTTGGATACGAGTGCTAAGATAGTATCTGCATATAATCAAACTATACCACAGTGGTCTAATCAATTGTTATTGGGAAAAGAAAAAGAAGCTCTTGGGTTATATTTAACTGATCATCCTACTGTTCAATATACAAAAATAATAAAACACTGTATACCTAATACCATTAAAATAAAAGATGCTTTGCTAGAAAAAACCAATAAAATTATACATGTTTTTGGTTTAATTATATCAATGCGAACAAAATTAAACAAACAAGGTAAACATATTGTATTTTGTATTATAGAAGATTATTCAGGTCAATTAGAAATAGTGATATTTGAAAAACTAATTAATAAATATCAATATTGTTTAAAAGAAAACAATTTTTTATTTGTTACGGGAATAATCAGTCTTGACAAGATACACAGTCATTTTAAAATAATCGCGCAAAGATTAAAAGATATAAATGATATTTATAAAAAAAACGTATGCAGTTTATCTATTATATTAAACGATAAACAAGTTGATGATCGATTGTTAACTAATATCCATATTTTTTTAAAAAAAAATAAATTTGGAACTGTACCAATATATTTTTTTTATCAAAAAAATAGCATACAAATAAAATTACATTGTGGGAAAACATGGTATATTACCTTAACCAATCAGTTACTAAATGATCTACGTAATCTTGTTGGAGATAGACAAGTCAAATTAGAATTATATTAA
- the accA gene encoding acetyl-CoA carboxylase carboxyl transferase subunit alpha yields MGLNFIDFEKPILDLEEKINSLASIVYPNKKLEININEEINRLRSKKIDLTKKIFSNLNSWQIAQIARHPKRPYTSDYIERIFNDFDELSGDRVYADDKAIIGGIARLDSRPIMVIGHQKGRDTKEKIKRNFGMPAPEGYRKALRIMKMAERFKIPLITFIDTPGAYPGIGAEKRGQSAAIAKNLRTMSILKIPIICTVIGEGGSGGALAISIGDKVNMLQYSTYSVISPEGCASILWKNVKKAPIAAEAMGITAFRLKKLKLIDNVIPEPLGGAHRDICAASISLKTQLLLDLTELDSFKEKDLLNRRYNRLMHYGYC; encoded by the coding sequence ATGGGTTTAAATTTTATTGATTTTGAAAAACCTATCCTAGATTTAGAAGAAAAAATTAATTCTTTAGCGTCAATAGTATATCCAAATAAAAAATTAGAAATAAATATTAATGAAGAGATTAACCGTCTTCGTTCAAAAAAAATTGATCTTACTAAAAAAATTTTTTCTAACTTAAATTCTTGGCAAATTGCCCAGATCGCACGACATCCTAAACGTCCATATACTTCAGATTATATAGAACGTATATTTAATGATTTTGATGAATTATCTGGTGATAGAGTGTATGCAGACGATAAGGCTATTATAGGAGGAATAGCAAGACTTGATTCTCGTCCAATCATGGTTATTGGGCATCAAAAAGGTCGCGATACTAAAGAAAAAATTAAACGAAACTTTGGAATGCCTGCTCCAGAAGGGTATCGAAAAGCACTACGCATTATGAAAATGGCAGAACGATTTAAAATCCCCCTCATTACTTTTATAGACACTCCGGGAGCCTATCCTGGAATAGGCGCAGAAAAACGCGGCCAGTCTGCAGCAATAGCTAAAAATTTACGTACAATGTCAATATTAAAAATACCAATTATTTGTACTGTAATAGGAGAAGGCGGTTCCGGAGGAGCTCTGGCTATCAGTATTGGAGATAAGGTAAACATGTTGCAGTATAGTACATATTCTGTAATTTCTCCAGAAGGGTGTGCATCGATTTTATGGAAAAATGTTAAAAAAGCCCCTATTGCTGCTGAAGCAATGGGTATCACTGCTTTCCGATTGAAAAAACTTAAACTGATTGACAATGTGATCCCTGAACCATTAGGAGGGGCACATAGAGATATATGTGCTGCATCTATTTCATTAAAAACACAATTATTATTAGATTTAACCGAATTAGATTCTTTTAAGGAAAAAGATTTATTAAATCGAAGATATAATAGATTAATGCATTACGGATATTGCTAA
- a CDS encoding OmpH family outer membrane protein: MKKWTYILSTIIWIIQINPVGAANKIAIVNISNIFQQSSQRAKIIKQLEYEFKDRATELEKMEHDLQIKIQALQQDGATMKAIERNELEKSLINQREIFSNKAKEFQQENHSRQTEERDKILNVIHNVVSTVAKKENYDIVIDTNAIVYCNAHIADITNSVMKQVG; encoded by the coding sequence GTGAAAAAGTGGACATATATTTTAAGTACAATTATTTGGATCATACAAATTAATCCAGTGGGCGCTGCAAATAAAATCGCGATAGTTAATATTTCCAATATCTTCCAACAATCTTCACAACGCGCAAAAATAATTAAACAACTTGAATATGAATTTAAAGATCGTGCTACCGAATTAGAAAAGATGGAGCATGATTTACAAATAAAAATACAAGCATTACAACAAGATGGAGCTACTATGAAAGCAATTGAACGTAACGAATTAGAAAAATCATTAATAAATCAACGTGAAATTTTTTCTAATAAAGCTAAAGAATTTCAACAAGAAAATCATTCGCGTCAAACAGAAGAAAGAGATAAAATTCTTAATGTAATTCACAATGTAGTATCTACTGTAGCTAAAAAAGAGAATTATGACATAGTAATAGATACTAATGCTATAGTGTATTGTAACGCTCATATTGCAGATATCACTAATTCCGTCATGAAACAAGTTGGGTAA
- the fabZ gene encoding 3-hydroxyacyl-ACP dehydratase FabZ gives MITDTCILHIEEVLELLPHRFPFLLVDRVLNFEKGKFLRAVKNVSFNEPFFQGHFPGKPIFPGVLILEAMAQATGILAFKSTGKLAPGELYYFAAIDSARFKRPVQPGDQMILDVEFIKERRGIARFKGIATVNKEMACEASMMCARRKEI, from the coding sequence TTGATCACTGATACTTGCATTTTGCATATTGAAGAAGTTTTAGAACTTTTACCACATCGATTTCCATTTTTACTAGTTGATCGTGTACTAAATTTTGAAAAAGGAAAATTTTTAAGAGCAGTAAAAAATGTTTCTTTTAATGAACCATTTTTTCAAGGTCATTTCCCAGGAAAACCTATTTTCCCTGGAGTATTAATTTTAGAAGCCATGGCTCAAGCTACAGGTATATTAGCCTTCAAAAGTACAGGTAAGTTAGCTCCAGGAGAATTATATTATTTTGCTGCTATCGATTCAGCTCGATTTAAACGCCCAGTACAACCTGGTGATCAAATGATACTTGATGTCGAGTTTATTAAAGAAAGACGTGGTATTGCGAGATTTAAAGGAATTGCCACAGTAAACAAAGAAATGGCTTGTGAAGCATCAATGATGTGCGCTCGTAGAAAGGAAATTTAA
- the lpxA gene encoding acyl-ACP--UDP-N-acetylglucosamine O-acyltransferase yields MINQSAIIHPSSIIEKGAIIHDNVYIGPFCFIGAQVEIGARTILKSHIVINGITQIGENNQIYQFASLGEINQDLKYVKEPTRIEIGHYNKIRENVTIHRGTIQGKQVTKIGNDNLLMINVHIAHDCIIGDHCVMANNVTLGGHVKVDDHAIIGGMTAIHQFCLIGTHVMIGGCSGVVQDIPPFIIAQGNHATPFGLNIEGLKRRGFSRSSVHAIREAYKILYRSNKTIESANIALKLLAIEHPIINKFVDFLTHSQRGIIR; encoded by the coding sequence ATGATTAACCAATCCGCCATTATACATCCTAGTTCTATAATAGAAAAAGGAGCTATCATCCACGATAATGTATATATTGGGCCATTTTGTTTTATTGGAGCGCAAGTTGAAATAGGAGCACGAACTATACTAAAATCTCATATTGTAATTAATGGAATTACTCAAATTGGAGAAAACAATCAAATCTATCAATTTGCTTCTCTTGGAGAAATAAATCAAGATTTAAAATATGTAAAAGAACCCACTCGCATAGAAATTGGTCATTATAACAAAATTAGGGAAAACGTTACTATTCACCGTGGTACTATACAAGGAAAACAAGTTACTAAAATAGGCAATGACAATTTATTAATGATCAATGTACACATTGCTCACGATTGTATAATAGGAGATCATTGTGTCATGGCCAATAATGTTACTTTAGGTGGTCATGTAAAAGTAGATGATCATGCTATTATCGGAGGGATGACCGCAATCCATCAATTCTGCCTTATTGGAACTCATGTTATGATTGGTGGATGTTCTGGCGTAGTTCAAGATATTCCCCCATTCATAATAGCTCAAGGCAATCACGCGACGCCTTTTGGATTAAATATTGAAGGTTTAAAACGACGAGGTTTCAGTCGTTCTTCTGTGCACGCTATTAGAGAGGCTTATAAAATCCTATATCGCAGCAATAAAACTATTGAATCAGCCAACATAGCTCTAAAGCTATTAGCCATTGAACACCCCATCATCAATAAATTTGTAGATTTTTTGACACATTCTCAGAGAGGAATTATTCGTTAA
- the lpxD gene encoding UDP-3-O-(3-hydroxymyristoyl)glucosamine N-acyltransferase translates to MIEMRLSDLALQLGAKLYGDKNIIITGVASINNAQIGHITFLKDQRFLNQLSSCRASAVILSKNNLVFCKIAALVVKDPYLAYVKIAQLMNNAPEPTKSIATGAIIAPDAILGKRIGIGANTVIEPEVILGDDVIIGPGSFIGKKTKIGTGTRLWANVTIYHEVEIGECCSIQSGTIIGSDGFGYINDHGVWIKIPHLGKVKIGNNVEIGACTTIDRGTLDDTTIENGVIIDNQCQIAHNVVIGAHTAIAGGVIMAGSLTIGRYCMIGGASVINGHINICDKVTITGMGMVMKPITQPGIYSSGIPVQPNTIWWKTAALIMRISSINKRMKTIEQKLKKLLCL, encoded by the coding sequence ATGATTGAAATGCGACTATCTGACTTAGCGCTACAGTTAGGTGCTAAATTATATGGCGATAAAAATATAATTATTACTGGTGTTGCTTCTATAAATAATGCACAAATAGGGCATATAACTTTTTTAAAAGATCAAAGATTTTTAAATCAATTAAGTTCTTGTCGTGCTTCAGCAGTAATATTATCTAAAAATAATTTAGTTTTCTGTAAAATTGCGGCATTAGTAGTAAAAGATCCTTATCTTGCGTATGTCAAAATTGCACAATTAATGAATAATGCTCCTGAACCAACTAAAAGTATCGCAACCGGAGCAATTATCGCCCCGGATGCGATACTAGGGAAAAGAATAGGAATTGGTGCTAATACAGTTATAGAACCCGAAGTAATTTTAGGTGATGATGTAATAATTGGTCCTGGTAGTTTCATAGGAAAAAAAACGAAAATAGGAACAGGCACGCGGTTGTGGGCTAATGTTACTATATACCACGAAGTAGAAATTGGTGAATGCTGTTCGATACAATCTGGAACAATAATTGGTTCTGACGGATTTGGATATATTAATGACCACGGTGTCTGGATTAAAATTCCTCATCTAGGAAAAGTAAAAATTGGAAATAATGTAGAAATAGGCGCTTGCACTACCATTGATCGCGGAACATTAGATGATACTACAATTGAAAACGGAGTGATTATTGATAACCAGTGTCAGATTGCACATAACGTTGTAATTGGTGCGCATACAGCGATAGCAGGCGGTGTTATCATGGCAGGAAGTTTAACTATAGGACGATACTGCATGATAGGCGGAGCTAGTGTAATTAATGGTCATATTAATATTTGCGACAAAGTTACAATAACTGGAATGGGTATGGTAATGAAGCCAATAACACAACCCGGTATTTATTCATCAGGTATTCCTGTTCAGCCAAATACAATATGGTGGAAAACTGCCGCGTTAATCATGCGAATTAGTAGTATAAATAAACGTATGAAAACCATAGAACAAAAACTAAAAAAATTACTGTGTCTATAA
- the rnhB gene encoding ribonuclease HII, with the protein MKHQKYCLSKKSKLIAGVDEAGCGSLVGSVIAAAVILHPTQPVSGLADSKKLSNNKRLNLYKNIMQNSLDWGIGYADVAEIDRLNILQARLLAMKRAVQNLSIKPDLILIDGNHAPRFVETPCQCFKKGDSRIPIISAASIIAKVTRDQDMVMLDIQYPKYGFAQNKGYPTAFHLNQLKLYGPISHHRKSFAPIKHRILYVNK; encoded by the coding sequence ATGAAACATCAAAAATACTGTTTGTCAAAAAAATCAAAATTAATTGCAGGTGTAGATGAAGCAGGATGTGGATCATTAGTTGGATCAGTAATAGCTGCAGCAGTGATATTACACCCAACACAACCAGTTTCTGGATTAGCTGATTCTAAAAAATTAAGTAACAATAAGCGACTTAATTTATATAAAAATATTATGCAAAATTCGTTAGATTGGGGTATTGGATATGCTGACGTCGCAGAAATTGATCGCTTAAACATTTTACAAGCTCGATTATTAGCAATGAAACGAGCAGTACAAAATTTATCTATTAAACCAGATTTGATTCTAATAGATGGAAATCATGCTCCAAGGTTTGTAGAAACGCCTTGTCAGTGTTTTAAAAAAGGCGATTCTAGAATCCCAATTATAAGTGCAGCTTCTATTATAGCTAAAGTTACTCGTGATCAAGACATGGTTATGTTAGATATACAATATCCAAAATATGGATTTGCTCAAAACAAAGGATATCCTACTGCTTTTCACCTAAATCAATTAAAATTATATGGTCCTATATCGCATCATCGAAAAAGTTTTGCTCCTATAAAACATAGGATTCTTTATGTCAATAAATAA
- the tilS gene encoding tRNA lysidine(34) synthetase TilS, with translation MFAINTFPEGYELYHQVTNCLIGHKKLLLSYSGGLDSTVLLDILTILKNSANNSTLSPLTLRAIYVHHGISNSANNWANHCSEQCKRRNIPFSIIYINCYNSENKQRNIEALARDLRYKNLYNHLNSEETLLTAHHMNDQVESLFLALKRGSGPAGLSGIAKNAFYANKHKLLRPLLGCSREQLEIYAHKKNLTWIEDDTNTNMRFDRNFLRIKILPSLYQRWPRFNQVVARTAQLCRDQENLLNEFLSEFLQKLIDISDGSLLFRALFQCSIPKRQALLRHWLASFSISMPSYQLINRIWKEVILSRRDATPILQLNTCLCRRFREKLYILPISMKSSLNKIKLSWNIIHNTILLPHNLGMLIYQPLESNKSLSQDVLDPNLNINFQLNTSNTLEKSKRILTHCFVQAPKSDEEISIIFGHIDGLLHIIGRNRGRCLKKIWQELKVPPWLRSRIPLLFYNKTLITAIGVFITKNGKITNKNNVSWKISWLQKDIVSYKIFRNSINYHLK, from the coding sequence ATGTTTGCAATAAATACGTTTCCAGAGGGTTATGAACTATATCATCAAGTAACTAATTGTCTTATAGGACATAAAAAATTATTATTATCCTACAGTGGAGGTCTAGACTCAACAGTACTTCTAGATATTTTAACAATATTAAAAAACAGTGCTAATAACTCAACATTGTCTCCATTAACTTTGAGAGCTATTTATGTGCATCATGGTATTAGTAACTCTGCTAATAATTGGGCCAATCATTGTTCTGAACAATGTAAAAGAAGAAATATACCTTTTTCTATAATTTATATTAATTGTTATAATTCGGAAAATAAACAACGAAATATAGAAGCATTAGCGCGAGATCTTCGTTATAAAAATCTATATAATCATTTAAATTCAGAAGAAACACTGTTAACTGCACATCACATGAATGATCAAGTAGAAAGTTTATTCCTTGCATTAAAAAGAGGAAGTGGTCCAGCTGGATTAAGTGGAATAGCCAAAAATGCTTTTTATGCTAACAAACATAAATTATTAAGGCCTTTATTAGGTTGTTCTCGTGAACAATTAGAAATATATGCTCATAAAAAGAACCTTACTTGGATTGAAGACGATACTAATACCAATATGCGTTTTGACCGTAATTTTTTACGTATAAAAATTTTACCATCACTATATCAACGTTGGCCTCGTTTTAATCAAGTTGTTGCTCGTACTGCACAGTTATGCAGAGATCAAGAAAATTTATTAAATGAATTTTTGTCAGAATTTTTGCAGAAACTAATTGACATATCAGATGGTTCTTTATTATTTAGAGCATTATTCCAATGCAGTATACCAAAAAGACAAGCCTTACTACGTCACTGGTTAGCTAGTTTTTCTATAAGCATGCCTTCTTATCAACTTATAAATCGCATCTGGAAAGAAGTAATATTAAGCCGAAGAGATGCTACTCCAATATTACAATTAAATACATGCTTATGTCGTCGTTTTAGGGAAAAATTATATATTTTACCAATAAGTATGAAGTCTTCTTTAAATAAAATTAAGTTATCTTGGAACATAATACATAACACAATACTATTACCACATAACTTAGGCATGTTAATATATCAACCATTAGAAAGTAATAAATCTTTATCTCAAGACGTATTAGATCCTAACTTAAACATAAATTTTCAACTAAATACTTCTAACACCCTTGAAAAATCCAAAAGAATATTAACACATTGTTTTGTTCAAGCCCCAAAATCTGATGAAGAAATATCAATTATTTTTGGGCACATAGACGGATTATTACATATCATAGGTAGAAATCGTGGTCGGTGTTTAAAAAAAATTTGGCAAGAATTAAAAGTACCTCCATGGTTAAGAAGTCGTATTCCTTTGCTGTTTTATAATAAAACCTTGATTACTGCCATAGGGGTATTCATTACCAAAAACGGAAAGATTACAAACAAAAACAATGTATCATGGAAAATATCTTGGTTACAAAAAGACATTGTCTCTTATAAAATTTTTAGAAACAGTATTAATTACCATCTTAAATAA
- the lpxB gene encoding lipid-A-disaccharide synthase — protein sequence MGNRTIIIGIVAGEVSGDILGAGLIRALRKYLKKVCFFGIGGPYMQSAHMKSWYNIEELSVMGFAEIIMKLPRLLHIRRNLIRRFINLQPDVFIGIDSPDFNIALETRLKKQGIHTIHYVSPSVWAWRKNRIFSLKKATDNILTIFPFEKKIYDHFNIPCQFIGHSLADQIPLNPDKISARQKLGIPRDIYCLALLPGSRIREIKMLTHDFLACAELLKNHFPSLEILVPLANQASIKQFVKLASTSVKYRILNNKTTWEIMMAADISLVTAGTATLECMLVKCPMVVAYRMHPLTFILAKYLIHTPWISLPNLLAGHELVKEFIQNDCLPKNLAQTLINLLNYNDNQRMILQKKFKQLHYSIKYNADEQAAHAVLKLIK from the coding sequence ATAGGCAATCGCACTATTATTATAGGTATAGTGGCAGGAGAAGTTTCTGGGGATATATTAGGAGCAGGATTAATTCGAGCATTAAGAAAATACCTCAAAAAAGTGTGTTTTTTTGGAATTGGTGGTCCTTATATGCAATCTGCACATATGAAATCTTGGTATAATATAGAAGAATTATCAGTTATGGGCTTCGCTGAAATTATTATGAAACTACCACGATTATTACATATTCGTAGAAATTTAATTCGTAGATTTATTAACTTACAACCTGATGTTTTTATTGGTATTGATTCTCCAGATTTTAATATTGCATTAGAAACTCGTTTAAAAAAACAGGGAATTCATACAATTCACTATGTTAGTCCATCAGTATGGGCATGGAGAAAAAACCGTATTTTTTCACTTAAAAAAGCTACCGATAATATTTTAACTATTTTTCCATTTGAAAAAAAAATATACGATCATTTTAATATACCATGTCAATTCATTGGACATTCATTAGCAGATCAAATACCACTTAATCCAGATAAAATTTCTGCCCGTCAAAAGTTAGGTATTCCACGCGATATATATTGTCTAGCATTATTGCCAGGCAGCAGAATCAGAGAAATTAAAATGTTAACTCATGATTTTTTAGCATGCGCTGAATTGTTAAAAAATCATTTTCCTAGCCTTGAAATTTTAGTACCATTAGCTAATCAAGCATCTATCAAACAATTTGTTAAACTCGCATCAACATCAGTTAAATATCGTATATTAAATAATAAAACAACATGGGAAATAATGATGGCAGCAGATATTTCTTTGGTAACTGCTGGAACAGCAACTTTAGAATGCATGCTAGTCAAATGTCCAATGGTTGTTGCCTATCGAATGCATCCTCTAACATTTATATTAGCTAAATATTTAATACACACCCCCTGGATATCATTACCTAATTTATTAGCAGGTCATGAATTAGTAAAAGAATTTATTCAAAACGACTGTCTTCCTAAAAATTTAGCACAAACATTAATTAATTTATTAAATTATAATGACAACCAACGTATGATATTACAAAAAAAATTTAAACAATTACATTACAGTATTAAATATAACGCAGATGAACAAGCGGCTCATGCTGTTTTGAAATTAATTAAGTGA